A single Salminus brasiliensis chromosome 20, fSalBra1.hap2, whole genome shotgun sequence DNA region contains:
- the polr3g gene encoding DNA-directed RNA polymerase III subunit RPC7 yields the protein MAGKGRGVAAFTFNIEALGINRGSMPETQRGPQPMFPQIEFKPVPLKADEAEDYMLALKQEIRGKMKGLPFNIKPPSGKNDVEKYKEKYSREYSKLEEEEWTPDWNRLPKELMPQKKKRTGKTDSKKSKVPKVSSNDKKVLLSKLDELEKKGDDKSDEEKEEKDKKKADEEEEEVEGEEYDEEELEEENDYIASYFEDGDDYGAGSDDNMDEATY from the exons ATGGCAGGGAAAGGCAGGGGAGTAGCAGCGTTTACCTTCAACATAGAGGCACTGGGGATCAACAGAGGCTCCATGCCTGAGACCCAGCGAGGGCCACAGCCTATGTTCCCT CAAATCGAGTTTAAACCCGTGCCTCTAAAGGCCGACGAGGCAGAGGACTACATGCTGGCTTTGAAACAAGAGATCAGAGGTAAAATGAAAGGCCTGCCTTTCAACATAAAGCCCCCCTCCGGCAAGAACG ACGTTGAAAAGTACAAAGAAAAGTACAGCAGGGAATACAGTAAACTTGAGGAGGAGGAATGGACACCAG attggAACCGTCTTCCAAAGGAACTCATGCCCCAGAAGAAAAAACGAACagggaaaactg aTTCTAAGAAATCCAAGGTCCCAAAGGTCTCAAGCAATGATAAGAAGGTCCTGCTCTCTAAACTGGAT GAACTTGAGAAGAAAGGGGATGATAAATCAgatgaggagaaagaggagaaggacaagaagAAGGctgatgaggaggaagaggaagttGAAGGAGAGGAGTATGATGAAGAAGAGCTTGAGGAG GAGAACGACTACATAGCAAGCTACTTCGAAGACGGTGATGATTACGGAGCTGGAAGTGATGATAATATGGATGAAGCCACATACTGA